Proteins co-encoded in one Perca flavescens isolate YP-PL-M2 chromosome 11, PFLA_1.0, whole genome shotgun sequence genomic window:
- the rpl8 gene encoding large ribosomal subunit protein uL2, with amino-acid sequence MGRVIRGQRKGAGSVFKAHVKHRKGAAKLRHIDFAERHGYIKGIVKDIIHDPGRGAPLAKVAFRDPYRFKKRTELFIAAEGIHTGQFIYCGKKAQLNIGNVLPVGTMPEGTIICCVEEKPGDRGKLARASGNYATVISHNPETKKSRVKLPSGSKKVIASANRAVVGVVAGGGRIDKPILKAGRAYHKYKAKRNCWPRVRGVAMNPVEHPFGGGNHQHIGKPSTIRRDAPAGRKVGLIAARRTGRLRGTKTVQEKEN; translated from the exons ATGGGACGTGTAATCAGGGGACAGAGAAAAGGTGCGGGCTCCGTGTTCAAAGCCCACGTCAAGCACAGAAAAGGTGCCGCTAAACTCCGTCACATTGACTTCGCTGAACGCCATGGTTACATCAAGGGGATTGTGAAG GATATTATCCATGATCCCGGCCGTGGTGCTCCCCTGGCCAAAGTGGCCTTCCGTGACCCATACCGCTTCAAGAAGAGGACGGAGCTCTTTATCGCTGCTGAGGGCATCCATACTGGACAGTTCATCTACTGCGGCAAGAAGG CTCAGCTGAACATCGGCAATGTCCTGCCCGTTGGCACAATGCCCGAGGGAACCATCATCTGCTGTGTGGAAGAGAAGCCCGGTGACAGAGGCAAGCTGGCCCGCGCGTCAGGAAACTACGCCACCGTCATCTCCCACAACCCTGAGACCAAGAAGTCCCGAGTCAAGCTCCCCTCAGGCTCCAAGAAAGTTATCGCCTCTGCCAACAGAGCTGTTGTCG GTGTGGTTGCTGGAGGTGGTCGTATTGACAAGCCCATCCTGAAGGCTGGTCGTGCCTACCACAAGTACAAGGCCAAGAGGAACTGCTGGCCACGTGTCCGTGGTGTGGCTATGAAC CCCGTTGAGCATCCCTTCGGTGGTGGTAACCATCAGCATATTGGCAAACCCTCAACGATCAGGAGGGACGCGCCCGCTGGTCGCAAGGTCGGTCTTATCGCTGCCCGTCGTACAGGCAGACTGCGTGGAACAAAGACCGTGCAAGAGAAGGAGAACTAA